A genomic region of Oncorhynchus mykiss isolate Arlee chromosome 2, USDA_OmykA_1.1, whole genome shotgun sequence contains the following coding sequences:
- the LOC110490388 gene encoding transcription initiation factor TFIID subunit 12 isoform X6 → MCDICFFNYPFHGPYDDSADPERGPTVWQIMTQCHPLSNHSNFFTVKAEASSTLPLATSMANCNTAAVPGKVMGTPGPAGRISPEGSQVLSKKKLQDLVREIDPNEQLDEDVEEMLLQIADDFIDSVVTAACQLARHRKSNTLEVKDVQLHLGPLVLLNKNSRCICE, encoded by the exons ATGTGTgatatttgtttttttaactaCCCA TTTCACGGTCCTTACGACGACAGTGCAGACCCAGAGAGAGGCCCCACCGTCTGGCAGATTATGACCCAGTGCCACCCACTGTCCAACCACTCCAACTTCTTCACCGTGAAAGCCGAGGCCTCCTCAACACTACCTCTCGCCACCAGCATGGCCAATTGCAACACCGCCGCCGTTCCAGGGAAGGTGATGGGCACACCTGGCCCTGCCGGCAGAATCAGCCCAGAAGGAAGTCAG GTGTTGAGTAAAAAGAAGCTGCAGGACCTCGTAAGAGAGATTGACCCCAATGAGCAGCTCGATGAGGATGTGGAGGAG ATGCTGCTACAGATTGCAGATGACTTCATTGACAGTGTGGTGACGGCTGCCTGTCAGCTGGCCCGCCATCGCAAATCCAACACCTTAGAAGTGAAGGACGTCCAGCTACACCTGG
- the LOC110490352 gene encoding glucocorticoid modulatory element-binding protein 1 isoform X1, protein MGTGISRDAVVLNYLSEMFGLLDSVRRVLDLRPGETDDNQQQVHNALNVLEDQRKPRQDEPPPSPGHLYVGSFSKATPSKCLRLYCSSSSTTQPQNQTTQSSIVLSLITTSPVSPPLTVAGLPVATLSKLPTGSSTTTPLATPLREREAGPGLWLSMQPPGSESGLGTPLQVLHLTQEREQESGDMESQRLGEERIVLVQQGVLLDTPEIQTH, encoded by the exons ATGGGCACTGGCATCAGCAGAG ATGCTGTTGTGCTGAACTACCTTTCTGAGATGTTTGGACTGCTGGACTCAGTGAGGAGGGTTCTGGACCTGAGACCCGGTGAGACTGATGACAACCAGCAGCAGGTTCACAATGCTCTTAATG TGTTGGAGGACCAGAGGAAGCCAAGGCAGGATGAGCCCCCACCCAGCCCTGGTCACCTCTACGTGGGCAGCTTCTCCAAGGCCACCCCCTCAAAGTGCCTGCGGCTGTATTGCTCTAGCTCTTCCACCACCCAACCTCAGAACCAGACCACACAATCGTCCATTGTCTTATCCCTCATCACCACATCCCCAGTGAGTCCGCCTCTCACTGTGGCTGGCCTGCCTGTGGCCACACTGTCCAAACTCCCCACCGGCTCTtcaaccactacaccactggcaaCACCTCTGCGGGAAAGAGAGGCAGGGCCAGGTCTGTGGCTCTCCATGCAGCCTCCAGGGTCAGAGTCAGGGCTGGGGACCCCTCTACAGGTGCTTCATCTAACCCAGGAGAGGGAGCAGGAGTCTGGGGACATGGAGAGCCAGAggctaggggaggagaggatagtaCTTGTGCAGCAGGGGGTACTACTGGACACTCCAGAGATTCAGACACACTAG
- the LOC110490352 gene encoding glucocorticoid modulatory element-binding protein 1 isoform X2, whose amino-acid sequence MFGLLDSVRRVLDLRPGETDDNQQQVHNALNVLEDQRKPRQDEPPPSPGHLYVGSFSKATPSKCLRLYCSSSSTTQPQNQTTQSSIVLSLITTSPVSPPLTVAGLPVATLSKLPTGSSTTTPLATPLREREAGPGLWLSMQPPGSESGLGTPLQVLHLTQEREQESGDMESQRLGEERIVLVQQGVLLDTPEIQTH is encoded by the exons ATGTTTGGACTGCTGGACTCAGTGAGGAGGGTTCTGGACCTGAGACCCGGTGAGACTGATGACAACCAGCAGCAGGTTCACAATGCTCTTAATG TGTTGGAGGACCAGAGGAAGCCAAGGCAGGATGAGCCCCCACCCAGCCCTGGTCACCTCTACGTGGGCAGCTTCTCCAAGGCCACCCCCTCAAAGTGCCTGCGGCTGTATTGCTCTAGCTCTTCCACCACCCAACCTCAGAACCAGACCACACAATCGTCCATTGTCTTATCCCTCATCACCACATCCCCAGTGAGTCCGCCTCTCACTGTGGCTGGCCTGCCTGTGGCCACACTGTCCAAACTCCCCACCGGCTCTtcaaccactacaccactggcaaCACCTCTGCGGGAAAGAGAGGCAGGGCCAGGTCTGTGGCTCTCCATGCAGCCTCCAGGGTCAGAGTCAGGGCTGGGGACCCCTCTACAGGTGCTTCATCTAACCCAGGAGAGGGAGCAGGAGTCTGGGGACATGGAGAGCCAGAggctaggggaggagaggatagtaCTTGTGCAGCAGGGGGTACTACTGGACACTCCAGAGATTCAGACACACTAG